One genomic segment of Dysosmobacter sp. Marseille-Q4140 includes these proteins:
- a CDS encoding methylated-DNA--[protein]-cysteine S-methyltransferase: MTYVTTLPSPVGKLTLSSDGQALTGLWLEGQKYFCAGLPMDVKEKDLPVFHQAEAYLTAYFSGASLPPLPPLAPAGTDFQRSVWALLTEIPWGRTRTYGELAAELRRRGLGGAPRAVGAAVGRNPISILIPCHRVVGANGSLTGYAGGVERKRFLLELEGADLSALPAKGGAAGDGGWTYLPANHCRRGRRNHSKED; the protein is encoded by the coding sequence ATGACCTATGTGACCACCCTTCCCTCCCCGGTGGGAAAACTGACCCTCTCCAGCGACGGACAGGCCCTGACGGGGCTGTGGCTGGAGGGTCAGAAATACTTCTGCGCCGGACTGCCAATGGATGTAAAGGAAAAAGACCTGCCGGTATTCCACCAGGCGGAGGCGTATCTGACCGCCTATTTCTCCGGCGCTTCCCTGCCGCCGCTGCCGCCGCTGGCCCCTGCCGGGACCGATTTCCAGCGCTCGGTGTGGGCCCTGCTCACCGAGATCCCCTGGGGCCGGACCCGGACCTACGGTGAGCTGGCGGCGGAACTGCGCCGCCGGGGCCTTGGCGGCGCGCCCAGGGCGGTGGGCGCCGCCGTGGGCCGCAACCCCATCTCCATCCTGATCCCCTGTCACCGCGTGGTAGGGGCCAACGGCAGCCTCACCGGCTACGCCGGCGGCGTGGAGCGCAAGCGCTTTCTGCTGGAGCTGGAGGGGGCGGACCTGTCCGCTCTCCCGGCAAAGGGCGGCGCGGCAGGGGACGGCGGCTGGACCTACCTTCCTGCCAACCACTGCCGCAGAGGCCGCCGAAATCATTCGAAAGAAGATTGA
- a CDS encoding transporter substrate-binding domain-containing protein translates to MNKKFWALLLALAMTLSLAACGGNDAAEDTAADDTQTEETADAAETTESDLAYVQDKGTLVVGITYFAPMDYKAEGSDEWIGFDADMAKAFAESLGVDVEFQEITWDYKVEELNSKAIDCVWNGMTLTDEVTAAMGTSTPYCTNYQTLVYSADRAADFEGLTSLEGLNIAVESGSAGEDAAEALGAATVPVQAQANALMEVAAGTSDAAVIDVLMAAEMTGEGTSYADLTYSLNLNDAQDLPSEEYGVGFRLGSDLVDAFNTFWAEKIADGTVLEVATTYGLQDAAILE, encoded by the coding sequence ATGAACAAGAAATTTTGGGCCCTGCTGCTGGCTCTGGCCATGACGCTGTCCCTGGCCGCCTGCGGCGGCAACGACGCCGCGGAGGATACCGCCGCCGATGACACCCAGACCGAGGAGACCGCCGACGCCGCCGAGACCACCGAGAGCGATCTGGCCTATGTCCAGGACAAGGGCACCCTGGTGGTGGGCATCACCTACTTCGCCCCCATGGACTACAAGGCCGAGGGCAGCGACGAGTGGATCGGCTTCGACGCCGATATGGCCAAGGCCTTTGCCGAGAGCCTGGGCGTGGACGTGGAGTTCCAGGAGATCACCTGGGATTACAAGGTGGAGGAGCTGAACTCCAAGGCCATCGACTGCGTGTGGAACGGCATGACCCTGACCGACGAGGTCACGGCCGCCATGGGCACCTCCACCCCCTACTGCACCAACTATCAGACCCTGGTCTATTCCGCTGATCGGGCCGCCGATTTCGAGGGCCTGACTTCTCTGGAGGGCCTGAACATCGCCGTGGAGTCCGGCTCCGCCGGTGAGGACGCCGCCGAGGCCCTGGGCGCCGCCACCGTGCCGGTCCAAGCCCAGGCCAACGCCCTGATGGAAGTGGCCGCCGGCACCTCCGACGCCGCCGTCATCGATGTGCTCATGGCCGCTGAGATGACCGGCGAGGGCACCAGCTACGCTGACCTCACTTACAGCCTCAACCTCAACGACGCCCAGGACCTGCCCTCTGAGGAGTACGGCGTGGGCTTCCGGCTGGGCTCCGACCTGGTGGACGCCTTCAATACCTTCTGGGCGGAGAAGATCGCCGACGGCACCGTGCTGGAGGTGGCCACCACCTACGGCCTGCAGGACGCCGCGATCCTGGAGTGA
- a CDS encoding DUF3794 domain-containing protein produces the protein MELELKKKCFDAYETGGELTVTQEETAETIVPDYCPDIARIIETEGKIYIHNRELRDGRAEITGTVRVTVLYTPDGESGIRTLEFAMPFTAESDGRGLTDCAAVLAETEPEFLETRMLNPRKVFTHCKLVTRMTGWRRTPVAVCADVEAPEELRVEKRLERQHAVVLTHVAEKDFTFSDTLTLSPGREGAAEILTSRAAGTVTEAKVVGSKLIFKGVFTASLLYRANDGKCAAFSGELPFSQVMEVDGAAEGTEAAVRLQVTGADMQIDGGDAEGRDIAVTLYLHAAALLRQERDISLLSDLYSTAYDLSYEASPLTLTGFSQSLSRRQTVREVLEIGVVADSILALSAVCGAVSVSREGGTAVLRTGATVRALYLDEGGAPLVAERCVDVSCQLELPEDCHVTARAVCPEEIQGSLGDRGIEVRFPVEFQAEASAQVKKVCITAARVNTDAPKDLAGAPSLVLRCLGRQETAWDLAKRHNTTISAILSANQLESEGDIAAEALLLIPRKRA, from the coding sequence ATGGAACTGGAACTGAAAAAGAAATGCTTCGACGCCTATGAGACAGGCGGTGAACTGACCGTGACCCAGGAGGAGACCGCCGAGACCATCGTGCCGGACTACTGCCCGGACATCGCGCGGATCATCGAGACAGAGGGAAAAATCTACATCCACAATCGCGAACTCCGGGACGGCCGGGCGGAAATCACCGGCACTGTGCGGGTGACGGTGCTCTATACCCCCGACGGGGAGAGCGGCATCCGCACCCTGGAGTTCGCCATGCCCTTCACCGCCGAGAGCGACGGCCGGGGGCTCACTGACTGCGCGGCGGTGCTGGCGGAGACGGAGCCGGAATTCCTGGAGACCCGGATGCTGAACCCCCGGAAGGTGTTCACCCACTGCAAGCTGGTGACCCGGATGACCGGCTGGCGCCGGACGCCGGTGGCGGTGTGCGCCGACGTGGAGGCCCCGGAGGAGCTGCGGGTGGAAAAGCGCCTGGAGCGGCAGCACGCCGTGGTGCTGACCCATGTGGCCGAGAAGGACTTCACCTTCTCCGACACTCTCACCCTCTCCCCGGGCCGGGAGGGGGCGGCGGAGATCCTCACCAGCCGGGCCGCCGGCACCGTCACCGAGGCCAAGGTGGTGGGCAGCAAGCTGATCTTCAAGGGCGTGTTCACCGCTTCGCTGCTCTACCGCGCCAACGACGGCAAGTGCGCCGCCTTCAGCGGAGAGCTGCCCTTCTCCCAGGTCATGGAGGTGGACGGCGCCGCCGAGGGCACCGAGGCCGCGGTGCGGCTCCAGGTGACCGGGGCGGATATGCAGATCGACGGCGGCGATGCCGAGGGCCGGGACATCGCCGTGACGCTGTATCTTCACGCCGCGGCTCTGCTGCGGCAGGAGCGGGACATCAGCCTGCTCAGCGACCTGTACTCCACAGCCTACGACCTCAGCTACGAGGCCTCGCCCCTGACCCTGACAGGCTTCTCCCAGAGCCTCAGCCGCCGCCAGACGGTGCGGGAGGTGCTGGAGATCGGCGTGGTGGCCGACTCCATCCTGGCCCTCTCCGCCGTCTGCGGAGCGGTGTCCGTCAGCAGGGAGGGGGGCACCGCGGTGCTGCGGACTGGGGCCACCGTCCGGGCGCTGTATCTGGACGAGGGCGGCGCGCCGCTGGTGGCTGAGCGGTGCGTGGACGTCAGCTGCCAGCTGGAGCTGCCGGAGGACTGTCACGTCACCGCCCGGGCCGTCTGCCCCGAGGAGATCCAGGGCAGCCTGGGGGACCGGGGGATCGAGGTCCGGTTCCCGGTGGAGTTCCAGGCAGAGGCCTCCGCCCAGGTGAAGAAGGTTTGCATCACCGCCGCCCGGGTCAATACGGACGCCCCCAAGGACCTGGCCGGGGCGCCGTCGCTGGTGCTGCGGTGCCTGGGGCGGCAGGAGACGGCCTGGGATCTGGCAAAGCGCCACAACACCACCATTTCCGCCATTCTCTCCGCCAACCAGCTGGAATCGGAGGGGGACATCGCCGCCGAGGCGCTGCTGCTGATCCCCCGAAAGCGGGCGTAA
- a CDS encoding Stp1/IreP family PP2C-type Ser/Thr phosphatase — protein MQVWGLTDTGLVRKENQDAYAADQVDGHTVCVVCDGMGGAAGGQEASHIAVATFMEAVRRTLRPEMTPEQLRELSACAVAQANRAVREAAAASEERRNMGTTLVSAVSYDGGVVITNVGDSRAYHITAEGITRVTKDHSLVESMVDRGDITAEEARRHPNRNLITRALGPDVSADSDGYICPMAPGDYLLLCTDGLVDTVTDQEMLFEVIHGEGPDSCLDRLLAISKSRGASDNVTAVLMLMRKQ, from the coding sequence ATGCAAGTTTGGGGCCTGACTGACACCGGCCTGGTCCGCAAGGAGAACCAGGACGCCTACGCCGCCGACCAGGTGGACGGCCACACCGTCTGCGTGGTGTGCGACGGCATGGGCGGCGCCGCCGGCGGCCAGGAGGCCAGCCATATCGCCGTTGCCACCTTTATGGAGGCCGTCCGCCGCACCCTGCGCCCGGAGATGACGCCGGAGCAGCTGCGGGAGCTGTCGGCCTGCGCGGTGGCCCAGGCCAATCGGGCCGTGCGGGAAGCCGCCGCGGCCAGCGAGGAGCGGCGCAACATGGGCACTACCCTGGTCTCTGCCGTGTCCTATGACGGCGGCGTCGTCATTACCAACGTGGGAGACAGCCGGGCCTATCACATCACCGCCGAGGGCATCACCCGGGTCACCAAGGACCACTCCCTGGTGGAGAGCATGGTGGACCGGGGCGACATCACCGCCGAGGAGGCCCGCCGCCATCCCAACCGCAACCTCATCACCCGGGCCCTGGGTCCGGACGTGTCCGCCGACAGCGATGGGTACATCTGCCCCATGGCGCCGGGGGACTACCTGCTGCTGTGCACCGACGGACTGGTGGACACGGTGACGGACCAGGAGATGCTCTTCGAGGTCATCCACGGCGAGGGCCCCGACTCCTGCCTGGACCGGCTGCTGGCCATCTCCAAGAGCCGCGGCGCATCGGACAACGTCACCGCTGTGCTGATGCTGATGCGGAAACAGTAA
- a CDS encoding amino acid ABC transporter ATP-binding protein — protein MAVLEVHNIEKHFGATRVLEDISFDLEQGQALAIIGSSGSGKTTLLRCLNFLEKPDAGTIAVNGSVIFDAADPATQRESEVRKKRLHFGMVFQSFNLFPQYTALKNVTLAKELLSQERPDFKENKRAILDEIQAEGRELLQKMGLSDRADHYPSQLSGGQQQRVAIARALALHPDILCFDEPTSALDPELTGEVLKVIRSLAEQRTTMIIVTHEMAFARDVADDVIFMDGGVIVEQGPAREVIENPKEERTRQFLSRYGENA, from the coding sequence ATGGCAGTTTTGGAAGTACATAACATTGAAAAGCATTTCGGCGCCACCCGGGTCCTGGAGGACATCAGCTTCGATCTGGAGCAGGGCCAGGCCCTGGCCATCATCGGCTCCTCCGGCTCCGGCAAGACCACGCTGCTGCGGTGCCTGAACTTTCTGGAAAAGCCCGATGCGGGCACCATCGCGGTGAATGGCTCCGTGATCTTCGACGCCGCCGACCCCGCCACCCAGCGGGAGAGCGAGGTCCGCAAGAAGCGGCTCCACTTCGGCATGGTGTTCCAGTCCTTTAACCTCTTCCCCCAGTACACGGCGCTGAAGAACGTGACCCTGGCCAAGGAGCTCCTCAGCCAGGAGCGGCCGGACTTCAAGGAGAACAAAAGGGCCATCCTGGACGAGATCCAGGCCGAGGGCCGAGAACTGCTTCAAAAAATGGGCCTCTCCGACCGGGCCGACCACTACCCCAGCCAGCTCTCCGGCGGCCAGCAGCAGCGGGTGGCCATCGCCCGGGCCCTGGCCCTGCACCCGGACATCCTGTGCTTCGACGAGCCCACCAGCGCCCTGGACCCGGAGCTCACCGGCGAGGTGCTGAAGGTCATCCGCTCCCTGGCGGAGCAGCGGACCACCATGATCATCGTCACCCATGAGATGGCCTTTGCCCGGGACGTGGCCGACGACGTGATCTTCATGGACGGCGGCGTCATCGTGGAGCAGGGCCCCGCCCGGGAGGTCATCGAGAACCCGAAGGAGGAGCGGACGCGGCAGTTCCTCTCCCGGTACGGGGAGAACGCCTGA
- the pknB gene encoding Stk1 family PASTA domain-containing Ser/Thr kinase, with translation MDQYIGKMLDNRYEILERIGTGGMAVVYKAKCHRLNRLVAVKILKSDLAQDEDFRRRFNAESQAVAQLSHPNIVSVYDVSRGGDTEYIVMELIDGITLKQYMEKRGRLNWRESLHFITQIMRGLSHAHSRGIVHRDIKPQNVMVLRDGSVKVADFGIACLENAAQTLTQEALGSVHYISPEQARGDRTDARSDIYSAGVVLYEMLTGRLPFEGDSAVSVAIQHLSSVPLAPREIDPDIPEQLELICMKAMAPDLERRYPSAEAMIADLEAFRKNPGVNLDFELSDLRPEESDEPTMLLRTTGSHRSPSPERDRRDRYEADRRDRYEEERRPKRRKAAAGRIALLSAGTLAALAVVFFLFRAIFASFLTPSASGQTYIVPDVTNLTVEEARRLDQVADGTFKIVEKGSEASDVAEGLIIRQDPEETKQVKGELPITIEVWTSAGEDVGTMRDVTGKTYAEAKVELDDLIKQYELTFDLKEESSEEVPESKIISTDPASGEALHQGDVIELVISKGMPLVPLVNFVGSDLDWALNQLSTLGLEKGEITYEPSDLPEGQIISVDPADSEVPKGTKINFVVSQGPGSSAGGETGQEEGADMLYVPLPATTGTGHLQIVVNDTVWFDADINYANYGGTYGQLITGTGTANAVVYIDGAYYNTYPLTFTTDG, from the coding sequence ATGGACCAGTACATTGGAAAAATGCTGGACAACCGCTATGAGATCCTGGAGCGCATCGGCACCGGGGGCATGGCGGTGGTCTACAAGGCCAAGTGCCACCGGCTCAACCGGCTGGTGGCGGTGAAGATCCTCAAGAGCGACCTGGCTCAGGACGAGGACTTCCGCCGCCGCTTCAACGCCGAGTCCCAGGCCGTCGCCCAGCTGTCCCATCCCAACATCGTCTCCGTGTATGACGTGTCCCGGGGCGGGGACACGGAGTATATCGTCATGGAGCTGATCGACGGCATCACCCTCAAGCAGTACATGGAGAAGCGGGGCCGCCTGAACTGGCGGGAGTCCCTGCACTTCATCACCCAGATCATGCGGGGCCTGAGCCACGCCCACAGCCGGGGCATCGTCCACCGGGACATCAAGCCCCAGAACGTCATGGTATTGCGGGACGGCAGCGTGAAGGTGGCCGACTTCGGCATCGCGTGCCTGGAAAACGCCGCCCAGACGCTGACCCAGGAGGCCCTGGGCTCCGTCCACTATATCTCCCCCGAGCAGGCCCGGGGCGACCGCACCGACGCCCGCAGCGACATCTACTCCGCCGGCGTGGTGCTCTATGAGATGCTCACCGGCCGGCTGCCCTTCGAGGGGGACAGCGCTGTGTCCGTTGCCATCCAGCACCTGAGCTCCGTGCCTCTGGCCCCCCGGGAGATCGACCCGGACATTCCGGAGCAGCTGGAGCTGATCTGCATGAAGGCCATGGCTCCGGATTTGGAGCGGCGGTATCCTTCGGCCGAGGCCATGATCGCCGACCTGGAGGCCTTTCGCAAGAACCCCGGCGTCAATCTGGACTTTGAGCTCAGCGACCTGCGCCCGGAGGAGAGCGACGAGCCCACCATGCTGCTGCGCACAACCGGCAGCCACCGGTCCCCGAGCCCCGAGCGGGATCGCCGGGACCGGTATGAGGCCGACCGCCGGGACCGGTACGAGGAGGAGCGGCGTCCCAAGCGCCGCAAGGCGGCGGCCGGACGGATCGCCCTTCTGAGCGCCGGTACGCTGGCGGCATTGGCAGTGGTGTTCTTCCTGTTCCGGGCCATCTTTGCCTCCTTCCTGACGCCATCTGCCTCCGGCCAGACCTATATCGTGCCGGATGTGACCAATTTGACGGTGGAGGAGGCCCGGCGGCTGGATCAGGTGGCTGACGGCACCTTCAAGATCGTGGAGAAGGGCAGCGAAGCCAGCGACGTGGCGGAGGGACTCATCATCCGCCAGGACCCGGAAGAGACCAAGCAGGTCAAGGGCGAGCTCCCCATTACCATCGAGGTCTGGACCAGCGCCGGAGAGGACGTGGGTACCATGCGGGACGTCACCGGCAAGACCTATGCCGAGGCCAAGGTGGAGCTGGATGACCTCATCAAGCAGTATGAGCTGACCTTTGATCTCAAGGAGGAGAGCAGCGAGGAAGTGCCCGAGAGCAAAATCATCTCCACAGACCCCGCGTCGGGCGAGGCGCTGCACCAGGGCGATGTCATTGAGCTGGTCATCAGCAAGGGCATGCCTCTGGTGCCCCTGGTCAACTTCGTGGGCAGCGACCTGGACTGGGCGCTGAATCAGCTGAGCACCCTGGGCCTGGAGAAAGGCGAGATCACCTATGAGCCCAGCGACCTGCCGGAGGGACAGATCATCTCCGTTGATCCGGCGGATTCCGAGGTCCCCAAAGGCACCAAGATCAACTTTGTGGTGAGCCAGGGTCCGGGCAGCAGCGCCGGCGGAGAGACCGGCCAGGAGGAGGGTGCCGACATGCTCTATGTGCCGCTGCCCGCCACCACCGGTACCGGTCATTTGCAGATCGTGGTCAATGATACGGTCTGGTTTGACGCTGACATCAACTACGCCAACTATGGCGGCACCTACGGTCAGCTCATCACCGGCACCGGCACTGCCAACGCCGTGGTCTATATCGACGGCGCCTATTACAACACCTACCCCCTGACCTTTACCACCGATGGCTGA
- a CDS encoding type III pantothenate kinase produces the protein MLLAIDVGNSTTSVGLFGRDGELRFLASLDTDSRKTADQISIDLMNLFTLYHFDYHQVTGAILCSVVPPLNFMMEKALTRLLGRPPMVVGPGVRTGLNIRLTVQSQVGADIVANAVAALEKFQPPIVTVDMGTATTIGVISEGRNYEGGMLLPGVGVSLDALSRRAAQLPAISLQHPKALIGKTTEECMRAGIVYGTAGMLDGIVDRIRDQFPGKFVTVVATGGNAPVIVKYCRNQIVYDKYLLMEGLWTIYQKNK, from the coding sequence ATGCTGCTTGCCATCGACGTGGGCAATTCCACCACCTCCGTGGGCCTGTTCGGCCGGGACGGGGAACTGCGGTTCCTGGCCTCCCTGGACACCGACAGCCGCAAGACCGCCGACCAGATCAGCATTGATCTGATGAACCTGTTCACCCTGTACCACTTTGATTATCACCAGGTCACCGGGGCGATTTTATGCAGCGTGGTGCCGCCGCTGAACTTCATGATGGAAAAGGCTCTGACTCGGCTGCTGGGGCGGCCGCCCATGGTGGTGGGCCCCGGGGTCCGGACGGGGCTCAACATTCGCCTGACCGTCCAGAGCCAGGTGGGCGCCGACATCGTGGCCAACGCCGTGGCGGCTCTGGAGAAGTTCCAGCCCCCCATCGTCACCGTGGACATGGGCACCGCCACCACCATCGGCGTCATCTCCGAGGGGCGCAACTACGAGGGCGGCATGCTGCTGCCGGGCGTGGGCGTGTCCCTGGACGCCCTGAGCCGCCGGGCGGCCCAGCTGCCCGCCATCTCCCTCCAGCACCCCAAGGCCTTGATCGGAAAGACCACGGAGGAGTGCATGCGCGCCGGCATCGTCTACGGCACCGCCGGCATGCTGGACGGCATCGTGGACCGGATCCGGGACCAGTTCCCGGGGAAGTTCGTGACGGTGGTGGCCACCGGCGGCAACGCCCCGGTGATCGTGAAATACTGCCGCAACCAGATCGTCTACGACAAGTACCTGCTGATGGAGGGCCTCTGGACCATCTATCAGAAGAACAAGTGA
- the spoIVA gene encoding stage IV sporulation protein A — protein MNASIYHNIATRTAGDIYIGVVGPVRTGKSTFIKRFMETQVIPSIENVYRKERARDELPQSGSGRTVMTAEPKFVPEEAAQILLPDGGSFSVRLIDCVGYMVKGAMGQFEGDAPRMVTTPWYDHEIPMTEAAEVGTRKVIAEHSTIGIVVTTDGSIADIPREDYLEAEERVIRELQELGKPFIVLVNAADPAGSRAQAIAKDIASRYQVNAMAVNCLELGEEDVAGILKAVLYEFPMQELDLFLPPWVDALPDQHPIKAELYEAVRQGTAQLRHIREVEGVVASLGQCAHISEAKVTAMDLGTGVATAVLALPRELFYQTLSEQSGFTVADDGDLMCLLTKLAAVKAAYDKVEGALKDVRETGYGIVVPGIDELTLEEPEIMKQGGRYGVRLKASAPSIHMIRADIETAVAPIVGNEKQSEDMVNYLLQEFEGDTSKIWQSNIFGRSFHELVSEDLQAKLKRMPEDARKKLRETLERIINEGSGGLICIIL, from the coding sequence ATGAACGCCAGTATCTATCACAATATCGCCACCCGCACCGCCGGAGATATCTATATCGGTGTGGTGGGCCCGGTGCGCACGGGGAAATCCACCTTCATCAAGCGCTTTATGGAGACCCAGGTGATCCCCAGCATCGAAAACGTCTACCGCAAGGAGCGGGCCCGGGATGAGCTGCCCCAGAGCGGCTCCGGCCGCACGGTCATGACGGCGGAGCCCAAGTTCGTCCCCGAGGAGGCGGCCCAGATCCTTTTGCCGGACGGCGGCTCCTTCTCCGTGCGGCTGATCGACTGCGTGGGCTACATGGTCAAGGGCGCCATGGGCCAGTTCGAGGGCGACGCCCCCCGGATGGTCACCACCCCCTGGTACGATCACGAGATCCCCATGACCGAGGCGGCGGAGGTGGGCACCCGGAAGGTGATCGCCGAGCACTCCACCATCGGCATCGTGGTCACCACCGACGGCTCCATCGCCGACATTCCCCGGGAGGACTACCTGGAGGCGGAGGAGCGGGTGATCCGGGAGCTGCAGGAACTGGGAAAGCCCTTCATCGTCCTGGTCAACGCCGCAGACCCGGCGGGCAGCCGGGCCCAGGCCATCGCCAAGGACATCGCCTCCCGCTACCAGGTCAACGCCATGGCGGTCAACTGCCTGGAGCTGGGGGAGGAGGACGTGGCGGGCATCCTCAAGGCGGTGCTCTACGAGTTCCCCATGCAGGAGCTGGACCTGTTCCTGCCCCCCTGGGTGGACGCCCTTCCGGACCAGCACCCCATCAAGGCGGAGCTGTATGAGGCGGTGCGCCAGGGCACGGCACAGCTGCGCCACATCCGGGAGGTGGAGGGGGTGGTGGCCTCCCTGGGCCAGTGCGCCCACATCAGCGAGGCCAAGGTCACCGCCATGGACCTGGGCACCGGCGTAGCCACGGCGGTACTGGCCCTGCCCCGGGAGCTGTTCTACCAGACCCTATCGGAGCAGTCCGGCTTCACCGTGGCCGACGACGGAGACCTCATGTGCCTGCTGACGAAGCTGGCGGCGGTGAAGGCCGCCTACGACAAGGTGGAGGGGGCATTGAAGGACGTGCGGGAGACCGGCTACGGCATCGTGGTCCCCGGCATCGATGAGCTGACGCTGGAGGAGCCGGAGATCATGAAGCAGGGCGGCCGGTACGGCGTGCGTCTCAAGGCCAGCGCCCCCAGCATCCACATGATCCGTGCGGACATCGAGACGGCGGTGGCGCCCATCGTGGGCAATGAAAAGCAGTCCGAGGACATGGTCAACTACCTGCTCCAGGAGTTCGAGGGGGACACCAGCAAGATCTGGCAGTCCAACATCTTCGGCCGCAGCTTCCACGAGCTGGTCAGCGAGGACCTGCAGGCAAAGCTCAAGCGGATGCCGGAGGACGCCCGGAAAAAGCTCCGGGAGACGCTGGAGCGGATCATCAACGAGGGCAGCGGCGGGCTCATCTGCATCATTTTATAA
- the rsgA gene encoding ribosome small subunit-dependent GTPase A: MAEGRVIKALSGFYYVDTGSELLTCRARGKFRKEGVSPLVGDRVTVRELGGGEGFLETIQPRRNAFARPAVANVDQLVVIASGAIPKTDPFLIDRVAAIAALKDCGVVVVLNKCDLDSADDLYRIYAASGFPTVRVSAETGEGLEELVPLISDKFSAFTGNSGVGKSSILNALEPDFHLQVGDVSQALGRGRHTTRHVELFRLKCGAEVVDSPGFSSFETEELNLEWKERLPETFVEFRPYLDRCRFTGCSHTKEAGCAVLEALAEGKIQPSRHQSYLRLYEELKPLKAWQEKKK; this comes from the coding sequence ATGGCTGAGGGGCGGGTGATCAAGGCCCTCAGCGGCTTCTACTACGTGGATACCGGCAGTGAACTGCTCACATGCCGGGCCCGTGGGAAATTCCGCAAGGAGGGCGTCAGCCCCCTGGTGGGGGACAGGGTCACCGTCCGGGAGCTGGGCGGCGGCGAGGGCTTTCTGGAGACCATCCAGCCCCGCCGGAACGCCTTTGCCCGGCCCGCCGTGGCCAACGTGGACCAGCTGGTGGTCATCGCCTCCGGCGCCATCCCCAAAACCGACCCGTTCCTCATCGACCGGGTGGCCGCCATCGCCGCCCTGAAGGACTGCGGCGTGGTGGTGGTGCTGAACAAGTGCGACCTGGACAGCGCCGACGATCTCTACCGCATCTATGCCGCCTCCGGCTTCCCCACGGTCCGTGTCAGCGCCGAGACCGGGGAGGGATTGGAGGAGCTGGTGCCTCTGATCTCTGACAAGTTTTCTGCCTTTACAGGCAACTCCGGCGTAGGGAAGTCCAGCATTTTAAACGCCCTGGAGCCGGACTTCCACCTCCAGGTGGGGGATGTGAGCCAGGCCCTGGGCCGGGGCCGCCACACCACCCGGCACGTGGAGCTGTTCCGCCTCAAATGCGGGGCGGAGGTGGTGGACTCCCCGGGCTTCTCCTCCTTTGAGACGGAGGAGCTGAACCTGGAGTGGAAGGAGCGCCTGCCGGAGACCTTCGTGGAGTTCCGGCCCTATCTGGACCGGTGCCGCTTCACCGGGTGCAGCCACACCAAGGAGGCCGGCTGTGCCGTGCTGGAGGCCCTGGCGGAGGGGAAGATCCAGCCCAGCCGCCACCAGAGCTACCTGCGGCTGTACGAGGAGCTCAAGCCCCTCAAAGCCTGGCAGGAGAAGAAAAAATGA
- a CDS encoding amino acid ABC transporter permease, translating to MIEFFTSSTFQTVLSALNSGFLKTLQLFFITLIGALPLGLVISFGSMSRWAPLGSLRRPNMSPLLRSLLGLRPISLVCRLLVWIIRGTPLVLQIIALFYVPGMKDWFRWPSGESGRMTAVCVAFIINYACYFSEIYRGGIQGVPRGQQEAGQVLGMTKSQIFRHITLLQMIKRIVPPMSNEVITLVKDTSLARVIALQEVIWMGESFMKGNSNIAGLTWPLFFTAVYYLIFSGIVTVLLGKLEQKLAFFQ from the coding sequence ATGATCGAATTTTTCACTTCCAGCACCTTCCAAACGGTCCTGTCGGCCCTGAACAGCGGCTTCCTCAAGACGCTGCAGCTGTTCTTCATCACCCTGATCGGCGCGCTGCCCCTGGGCCTCGTCATCAGCTTCGGCTCCATGAGCCGTTGGGCGCCGCTGGGGTCCCTGCGCCGTCCCAACATGTCTCCCCTGCTCAGGAGCCTGCTGGGGCTCCGACCCATCAGCCTGGTGTGCCGTCTGCTGGTATGGATCATCCGGGGCACGCCTCTGGTGCTCCAGATCATCGCCCTGTTCTACGTGCCGGGCATGAAGGACTGGTTCCGGTGGCCCAGCGGTGAGAGCGGACGGATGACGGCCGTGTGCGTGGCCTTCATCATCAACTACGCCTGCTACTTCTCCGAGATCTACCGGGGCGGCATTCAGGGCGTGCCCCGGGGCCAGCAGGAGGCCGGCCAGGTGCTGGGCATGACCAAGAGCCAGATCTTCCGGCACATCACCCTCTTACAAATGATCAAGCGCATCGTGCCCCCCATGTCCAACGAGGTCATCACCCTGGTCAAGGACACCTCCCTGGCCCGGGTCATCGCCTTGCAGGAGGTCATCTGGATGGGCGAGTCCTTCATGAAGGGCAACTCCAACATCGCGGGCCTTACCTGGCCCCTGTTCTTCACGGCAGTCTATTACCTGATCTTCAGCGGCATCGTCACCGTGCTCTTAGGCAAGCTGGAACAAAAGCTGGCCTTCTTTCAGTAA